The following proteins are encoded in a genomic region of Larus michahellis chromosome W unlocalized genomic scaffold, bLarMic1.1 SUPER_W_unloc_1, whole genome shotgun sequence:
- the LOC141736681 gene encoding E3 ubiquitin-protein ligase RBBP6-like, whose amino-acid sequence MSAVHYKFFSKLKYDIVTFDGLHISVRDLKCRIMGREKLKAANCDLQISNAQTDEEYTDDNALIPKNSSVIVRRIPVGGVKATSKTSVRTPQLNRILETAVRGRTELQHD is encoded by the exons ATGTCTGCTGTGCATTATaagttcttctccaagctgaagtaCGATATAGTCACCTTCGACGGCCTCCACATCTCCGTCCGCGACCTCAAGTGCCGGATCATGGGCCGTGAGAAGCTGAAGGCGGCCAACTGTGacctgcagatcagcaacgcccagaccgACGAAG aatacacagatgacaatgccctgattcctaagaactcatcggtgattgtcagaagaatccctgttggaggagtgaaagctaccagcaaaacatctgttag GACTCCTCAGTTGAACAGAATTCTAGAGACTgctgtcag aggTCGAACTGAGCTA CAGCACgactag